In one Lolium rigidum isolate FL_2022 chromosome 3, APGP_CSIRO_Lrig_0.1, whole genome shotgun sequence genomic region, the following are encoded:
- the LOC124697140 gene encoding premnaspirodiene oxygenase-like, giving the protein MDDSTYNTILLALLAVSMIYFFKPTSARRPPGPRTLPIIGSVHHFVNTLVHRRLRDLAGAHGPIMMLKIGPMPLVVVTSRELAREVLKVQDPNFANRPRLLVGGICGYGWTDIIFAPTSDYWRKIRKLCIHEILSPKRVLQFGFIREEEVRRQVELVRVAARQGVPVDVTRMVYDISSRTISRSAFGEVRPDMPVFQHAIKRVVGLSSGFNVPDLFPRLREVLGEATGMKRKLREIHRTFDDILVDIIEGRRKVRAERVAGGKEVVDENVVDVMLTLQKGDNPWGFPVTDNTIKAVVLDMFAGGTGTSGSSTEWAMSEIMRTPRVLKKLQDEVRRAFHGKETISETELRSNSVRYLKLTMKEAIRLHPAAPLLVPRESIETTELGGYVVPAKSRMVVNAWAISRDPRYWKDPEEFVPERFEEEGAVDFHGLHFEFTPFGAGRRMCPGYNYGLAGMELALFQLMYHFDWSLPAGVEEVDMAEAMGLGVRRKNPLMLCATPYVVPPPAADPIVTST; this is encoded by the exons ATGGACGACTCGACGTACAACACCATCCTCCTGGCCCTCCTGGCGGTGTCCATGATCTACTTCTTCAAGCCGACGTCGGCGCGCCGTCCGCCGGGCCCTCGCACGCTGCCGATCATCGGGAGCGTGCACCACTTCGTGAACACGCTGGTGCATCGCCGGCTGCGGGACCTTGCCGGCGCGCACGGCCCCATCATGATGCTGAAGATCGGGCCGATGCCGCTGGTGGTGGTGACGTCGCGGGAGCTGGCGCGGGAAGTGCTCAAGGTGCAGGACCCAAACTTCGCGAACCGCCCCAGGCTGCTCGTCGGCGGCATCTGCGGCTACGGCTGGACGGACATCATCTTCGCGCCGACCAGCGACTACTGGCGCAAGATCCGCAAGCTGTGCATCCACGAGATCCTGAGCCCGAAGCGGGTGCTCCAGTTCGGGTTCATCCGGGAGGAGGAGGTGCGCCGGCAGGTGGAGCTCGTCCGCGTCGCCGCCAGGCAAGGGGTGCCGGTGGACGTGACGAGGATGGTGTACGACATCAGCAGCCGGACCATCTCCCGGTCGGCGTTCGGGGAGGTGCGGCCCGACATGCCGGTGTTCCAGCACGCCATCAAGCGGGTGGTCGGGTTGTCCAGCGGGTTCAACGTGCCGGACCTTTTCCCGCGGCTAAGGGAGGTGCTCGGCGAGGCCACCGGGATGAAGCGGAAGCTCCGGGAGATACACCGGACGTTCGACGATATCCTCGTGGACATCATCGAGGGCAGGAGGAAGGTGCGCGCCGAGAGGGTGGCCGGCGGCAAGGAGGTCGTCGACGAGAACGTCGTGGACGTCATGCTCACCTTGCAGAAGGGCGACAACCCCTGGGGTTTTCCTGTCACGGACAACACCATCAAAGCAGTCGTGCTG GACATGTTCGCCGGCGGCACGGGGACGTCCGGCTCGTCGACGGAGTGGGCGATGTCAGAGATCATGCGTACCCCGCGGGTGTTGAAGAAGCTACAGGATGAGGTCCGGCGCGCGTTCCACGGCAAGGAGACCATCAGCGAGACGGAGCTGCGCAGCAACAGCGTGAGGTACCTGAAGCTGACGATGAAGGAGGCGATCCGGCTGcacccggcggcgccgctcctgGTCCCGAGGGAGAGCATCGAGACGACGGAGCTGGGCGGGTACGTGGTGCCGGCCAAGTCTAGGATGGTGGTGAACGCGTGGGCCATCTCGCGGGACCCGCGGTACTGGAAGGACCCGGAGGAGTTCGTGCCGGAGCGGTTCGAGGAGGAGGGTGCCGTCGACTTCCACGGCCTCCACTTCGAGTTCACGCCGTTCGGGGCGGGCAGGAGGATGTGCCCCGGGTACAACTACGGGCTCGCAGGCATGGAGCTCGCGCTGTTCCAGCTCATGTACCACTTCGACTGGTCGCTGCCTGCCGGCGTGGAGGAGGTGGACATGGCGGAGGCCATGGGGCTCGGCGTGCGCCGGAAGAACCCTCTCATGCTCTGCGCCACACCCTACGTCGTGCCTCCTCCTGCAGCTGATCCCATCGTGACTTCGACATGA